The following proteins come from a genomic window of Papilio machaon chromosome 7, ilPapMach1.1, whole genome shotgun sequence:
- the LOC123721110 gene encoding uncharacterized protein LOC123721110 isoform X1: protein MSTDTLERLINRRTNYKGRLKRIYNFVDEQKNHVKIYELKTRQTEMAELYEKYNTTQEDIEMIEQSTKSHEQERASTEEKYFSYAAKIAEILKEHELNRSASSCQSVLQPSLKSPVIKIPNLQIPSFDGNLSEWSNFKSLFDGVIDSHEQLTHLQKFQYLKSLLRGEAAGLIDSLTVTEENYQHALSILTKRIQHTCSKNSCSICSKKHHTAIHIDNYSLAKMSGNTAASVGNTQDKLITEKIPESQSKQTHKRKSKGSFCLIMQF from the exons ATGTCTACAGACACCCTAGAAAGGTTAATTAACCGTAGAACCAATTATAAAGGACGTCTTAAACGGATTTATAACTTTGTAGATGAACAGAAAAACCACGTGAAAATATACGAGCTAAAGACAAGACAGACAGAAATGGCTGaactttatgaaaaatataatacgacTCAAGAAGATATTGAAATGATTGAACAATCAACGAAATCCCACGAACAAGAGCGAGCTTCCACTGAAGAAAAGTATTTCTCGTATGCAGCAAAGATTGCAGAAATCTTGAAAGAACACGAACTCAACCGCTCTGCATCTTCGTGTCAATCGGTTCTACAACCCAGCTTAAAATCACCAGTTATTAAAATTCCAAATTTACAAATTCCAAGCTTCGATGGAAACCTGTCGGAGTGGTCCAATTTCAAATCGCTATTCGATGGAGTAATCGACTCACATGAGCAACTGACACACCTCCAGAAGTTCCAATACCTGAAGTCATTACTACGCGGGGAAGCTGCAGGTCTCATCGACTCCTTAACAGTTACAGAAGAAAATTATCAACATGCATTAAGTATACTTACTAAGAG GATTCAACATACATGTTCAAAGAACAGCTGCTCTATCTGTTCTAAAAAGCATCATACAGCTATTCATATTGACAATTACTCTTTGGCTAAAATGTCTGGTAATACTGCTGCAAGTGTAGGCAATACACAAGACAAATTAATTACAGAAAAGATACCTGAGTCCCAATCAAAG CAGACACACAAGAGGAAATCAAAAGGTTCTTTCTGCCTCATCATGCAGTTTTAA
- the LOC123721110 gene encoding uncharacterized protein LOC123721110 isoform X2, protein MSTDTLERLINRRTNYKGRLKRIYNFVDEQKNHVKIYELKTRQTEMAELYEKYNTTQEDIEMIEQSTKSHEQERASTEEKYFSYAAKIAEILKEHELNRSASSCQSVLQPSLKSPVIKIPNLQIPSFDGNLSEWSNFKSLFDGVIDSHEQLTHLQKFQYLKSLLRGEAAGLIDSLTVTEENYQHALSILTKRIQHTCSKNSCSICSKKHHTAIHIDNYSLAKMSGNTAASVGNTQDKLITEKIPESQSKTHKRKSKGSFCLIMQF, encoded by the exons ATGTCTACAGACACCCTAGAAAGGTTAATTAACCGTAGAACCAATTATAAAGGACGTCTTAAACGGATTTATAACTTTGTAGATGAACAGAAAAACCACGTGAAAATATACGAGCTAAAGACAAGACAGACAGAAATGGCTGaactttatgaaaaatataatacgacTCAAGAAGATATTGAAATGATTGAACAATCAACGAAATCCCACGAACAAGAGCGAGCTTCCACTGAAGAAAAGTATTTCTCGTATGCAGCAAAGATTGCAGAAATCTTGAAAGAACACGAACTCAACCGCTCTGCATCTTCGTGTCAATCGGTTCTACAACCCAGCTTAAAATCACCAGTTATTAAAATTCCAAATTTACAAATTCCAAGCTTCGATGGAAACCTGTCGGAGTGGTCCAATTTCAAATCGCTATTCGATGGAGTAATCGACTCACATGAGCAACTGACACACCTCCAGAAGTTCCAATACCTGAAGTCATTACTACGCGGGGAAGCTGCAGGTCTCATCGACTCCTTAACAGTTACAGAAGAAAATTATCAACATGCATTAAGTATACTTACTAAGAG GATTCAACATACATGTTCAAAGAACAGCTGCTCTATCTGTTCTAAAAAGCATCATACAGCTATTCATATTGACAATTACTCTTTGGCTAAAATGTCTGGTAATACTGCTGCAAGTGTAGGCAATACACAAGACAAATTAATTACAGAAAAGATACCTGAGTCCCAATCAAAG ACACACAAGAGGAAATCAAAAGGTTCTTTCTGCCTCATCATGCAGTTTTAA